TATAGTTATGCTGTGGAAAGACTACAGACAGAAAAGAGAGAGCTCAAAAGAGCTCTCGCAACTATGGAGTTGGCATGCTTCGTGGTTTGTATTTCTAGCCAGCATACAACATACCTCTCAGTTTCCTGTCAGTTTTTCTAGCCATTGAATACTGTGCAAATGTTATATACCAATTGTGTTTTTCTCTCTACGTACGTAGGTTACTGCGTTGTTGCCCTCAGTTGCTTTCTCTATGCTGAAACTTTACTCATCGAATATCTCCAGGTTGGTTTTATTTATGACATGAATGATTTCATATACAATTtctttctattatatatataatttgttacattccattaattttttcctttataattcTATAATTGATGCAGCAGAAAGACCATGCTAGGGCTTTTAGCTGCAGGAGCTGGTGCCCCTAGCTACCTAGGAGCGTCACGAAGGAAGATGTTTATtgctagattttttaatttccgattaaaactatatataagcAATCCTTATCCATATTTTTCATGGGGTTAGAATACCATATTTTTGTTAGATACTTGATGTTGATTAAATTCTAACTCTCCTTCGTCAACCCCTTACCCCAAAGGGTTTATATTTGGTGAATTTTTCAACAGGTAAGCCACCCAGTACTGCCTTCACAAGTTGCTTCTAGCATGAACTATATATAAACTATATCAATTTAGTCtcatcttgtatttttaaaattaaatgattaagaTTTTCTTGCAGAAATCTTAACCCTACAtcgtttaaattaaaataaaattgaagattgATGCTTTTGTAAGTCAGGAAACAAGAATACTTGATTGCTttgattatataaaacaaacctATAAGTTTTTTACAAGAGGTTGTGACCAATTCTAACGCAAGAAACTTAATTTGGAGTAAAATAGAGTATGCTCGTAAGGTATTTGGTTTATTACCCGGGAGAGGAAAAACCAGTCCACGGATGTTTATGcgtagaagaagaaaagctttATGCTTCGGATCATGTTCAGTTCgtccttttctcttgttttagcGCTCGAATTCTCGTAACACTAAGGAATCCTcatctgaataaaaaaaacacttctccGCAAATGCAACTGGTCAAACCCGACACAGGACAAATAATCAACTAGACCAAACCATGACAGATGACTGCAGAGCAGGCTTTTGTTTCGTACGAAGGATAAAGTCGAAAACACATTAGGCTCTCAAAAGGGAATAGCGCAAAAGGCAGCATATTAACTGCTAAAAAGTATACCAGCAGAAATTGCAGGGTGAGGAAAAATGAATGTTGTTAGGAAGTCAAATTGTCAGCACCCCATGATCATCTGAATAAGATAGCTTGAATCGACTAGATTTCTTGACAAGGATTGAAAATGCTTTCTCGAGATGCACAAAAGCAACAGTCTAGAAGGGATCATGAAAATTAGAACATCAAGTGAGTCATCTGAAGCTCGATCGAGACATGATGAATATAAGAACTGAACACACCAGGGGCTATAACAAATAGAATACAAAACTCTAATAAGTTTTTGGCAATAAACAAATTCCTACAGTCAAAAAGCTTGGTAATGTATGAAGAAAACCTCTTATTAGGGTTTAACAAGAATAATTGATCAGACTTTTAGGAACATCAAGTCCGATTGACAAaaagtttctttttaatatttaaaaaactgacACAATACTATACACACTGTGAATATTCAAAATTTGCTTTTGAATGCTTACTTTTGCCATTAGAAAATAATGACTGCCATCGCAAGGCTTGACAGCTGTTGCCAATAGCATCGCCTTGAGcagaacagaagaaaaaaaaaacactaaacgGTAAACacgaaaaggaaaggaaaggaaagagagaaatgGAAATTAACTAAaagggattaattttttttattgtgaaccGTACAGTGTAGTTCACAATAAAAGATGAGctcgttttttttaatatatttttagaggttttttttagttgttttttttttaaatatacttttaggggttttttttgtttctcttcttttaataattttttttgttaatgttaaatttttgttattcagttatcagactttcatgacacagatcccggatttaataggttaacatggtttgactagttaacctagaatttttttttgttttttttctttttaattaatttttttcgtttactttagtttgttaatgttaaatttctttctatttagaaaaagatgagctggttttttttcgttttttttacacttttagggttttttttttgctttttttttgttttttttgttttaataatttttttattttgttaatgttaaattttttttattcagttatcagactttcatgacacggatttcGGGTTTAAcatgatttgacgagttaacccagaaaattttttttttgctttttttttctttttaattaatttttttcatttactttagtttgttaatgttaaatttctttctatttagttattagactttcatgacggtttttttgtttttttttcatttttttttacacttttagggttttttttcttttaataatttttttttgttaatgttaaattttttttattcagttatcagactttcatgacacggatctcgggtttaacaggttaacatggtttgacgagttaacccagaaaaaatttttttgcttttttttctttttaattaatttttttcatttactttagtttgttaatattaaatttttttctatttagttattagactttcatgacacatatttCAGGTTTCACGggccgtcaattttttttttgttttttttcttttaatagttttttttatttaatttagtttgttaatgttaatttttttattcagttatcaaatttttatgaaacGGGTCCCgagtttaatgggttaacctggtttggcgagttaacctgaaatttttttttctttttaattaatttttttcgtttagtttagtttgttaattgacaataaactaaaattgctcggtgtttcactgtgcaagtccacagtgaaacgttgggctatcttcttcttcttcttctttttttgttttttttgttttttctttgttttttgttttttgttttttcgttttctagcctttgtgggttttttttttgcctttttctttgtgttttttcttttaatgaattttttttgttaatgttaaattttttatttagttatcagattttcatgacacggatcccgggtttcaCAAGTTAAcctgacatttttttttgctttttttctttttaattaattgtaacatatactaaaagggattagtgttttactgtgttgtctcattttttttagcttttttttatgcctttcgggattatttttttgcttctttctttgtttttttttcttttaacaaaattttttgtttaatttaattttgtttattagtattaaattttttttatttagttatcagactttcatgacacgttttccggatttaacgggttaacctggtttaacaagttaactaaaaaaaaaattgcttttttttgctttttaattaatttttttcatttagtttagtttgttaatgctaattttttttccatttagttatcaaactttcatgatacaTATCAtgagtttcacgggttaacctggtttcacaggtgaacccagttaattatgggttggccgttaattttttttgtttttttattttcataaattatttttgtttaatttagtttgttaatgttaattttttttatttagttatcagactttcatgacacagatcctgggtttaacgagttaacatggtttgacgagttaacccggatttttttcctttttaattaatttttttttgtttggtttagtttgttaattttcactttttttatttagttaccagacattcatgacacgaatcccgggtttaacgggttaacctaatttgacgagttaacctgtaattttttttacttttttttctttttaattttttttcgtttagtttagtttgttaatgttaaatttctttctatttagttttttttcttcttagagattttttttcttttattttttatttttaattcattttatttaattaatttagtttattaatattaaatttttttctaagtagttctcgactgatgcctttagtttttctttttgtttttttgttgtttttgtgcctttgactgtggactgcacggtgcagtccacaatgaaaaagatgatgtcttttgtttttttttaattaatttttttatttaatttaaattgttaatgttaaatttttttctatttagttatcaaactttcatgacacggattccgGATTTGACAGGCTAACCTGGTTTGAcaagttagcccagttaattctgtgttaacccattaatttgtttttttctttttaattatcaaactttcacgatgtGAATtcaaggtttgacgggttaacctgatttgaaaggttaactcagttaattcatatttttttcttcttttttattagtttttttcttcatgatggtttttttttgtttttttctttttaactaatctatttaattatcatatttttataatacgaccttgcagccagacccacgtccaatgctattgggtcttGTATTGCAGTGCAGATACTTTTATGCCAAGGGTCAActcaagtttaatgttattattaatattataaatattatttttggatcaAGCGTTTCAACCAAACTTAAGATGCTTTGGTATAACATTGCAAgaaaacctaacacttttagatcttaatttttaaaaaaatacaaaaaataattgactcgCAAAATCGGGCAGGGCATTTAACTAGTATTAATATGAAAAGGAAACATCGATCACAGGGTGCGGCTGTCTGTCATTGGCCTTTTGTATTTCATAGCCGGGCCCTGCTTTCCCGATTAAACTTcactctgatttttttaataaagtcgACGGCCCTTGGGAGTTGTTTGGGATCCTGATCCATGAATACCTGGACTGTTTGATATCCGAGTATACTAATGGAACTATAAGGGTAACAATGATAAGTCTTAAACTATGGAGGACGAAGTGGAACATGGATCAATCTAGTGTAAAAAGAGAAACCTGTAAAAATCTTTGGGAAGTCAAAAGCTCTCTGTATTTCTCTcttgtttgtgtttgtttgGAACCTTCATCCATGGCAGGCTCCATAAAATTGCTCTTCTTGTTATTGATATCACTTTCTTTCACCTATATTACATCAGAGCCAGAGCCAGAGCCTCAACGTTTTTCTTTGGAAGATATACTTGACCAACTCAAGTCCCATATCTCTGTGTTAGGTTTTCCCTCTttctttatgtgtgtgtgtggtatTATTAGTGCAACATGGGCTCTGATGTGCAGTGGTATTTCGATAGATTggtctgtttggttgctgaCAAAGTGTGTGGGTTTGTCGTCATTGAGAATGTGTTGCTTCATAATTTGTAGATACTCTCCACCGTGTGAAACTTGTGTGTATGCTTCATAATCTTAGGTGTAGCTGAACTTTTCGATTGGAAATTAATAGAAGAAAACCTTGCCAAGTGAGCAGACCATGCCCAGTCAAGCTTTTCTTACTGTACAGATCAATATACAGTTTATTAACCTCCCAAATGAGAATGGATGgaataattatagtttaaaaatgaGGGGAATTTTTCATGAGTTCCTGACAAATTAAAAGAGATTTCGGCAAAACACCGTTGGGCTCAAGCAAGCGGTGGAGTATATATGATGTTGAGAATGCAAATTTTATGGCTTTTTACTTGGCAGATTCTTTGCTCTTAGATTTCGTCTattcctctttttctttcatttctgaaCTTACCCAGGTGGATCTTCTCATCTTTCTGTGCATTTCCAGTTAATTAACTCCTGGTCATTGAGATACATGTTTTGGCATTCAGTTTGACTACCTCATTGACCatgctctttcttcttcttcatgttGATAAAGAGTCAAGGATTGATGACAGAACCCGTGAAATAAGAAGCAAGGATGAGAAAATTAGACAGATGGAGATGATCATTCATGAGAAATCCAAAAGCATTGATTCATTAATGAGTGAGATAGAATCACTCCAGGTATGGTTCAAGTTTCACTGAACAGTTGATTCTTCAAGACATGAAGTTAACTGTTCATCCAGAATAAATATTTCcctattattgattttttttctgttctttttcatTAGCCAAAAGGAGTCATAGATGTCAAAGAACAGTCAAGTAAATCATATGCTCGGATCGGTGAACTTGAGAAGCAGGTTAGTTGTTCGTGCATTACCTATCTAGCAACTAATTTCGAACAGATCTTTAAGATTTAACTATTCGTGACAGGTTGACAAACTTAGAAAGGAATTAGAATCACAAAGTCAGGAAAAAGATTCTGTTGAAATCCGAGCATATGTagctgagaaaaaaaacaaagagcttAGTTTGAAATTAGAAACTGTAAGTAATGTTTTTGCTGAGATCGttgctgtttcttttttaattttgttttcatttcacGAGCCTCACAAGTATTCGGCTCGTTACACCTTCGCTGATTTGTCTCCTCTCACTGATATCAGGTAGGAATTTTAGATTTCTCTAGTTACATAATTGCCTGAATGCAGAGCTTATTGCTATAAGCTATACAAAAACCAGTATCCATATGCTACATGTTCTGAATTTCTGTCGTGTGAAAGATTGGTAACCTTGGTTTAACGTTTGagtcagaaaaaaataaagatctcTGTTCTTAATTAACCAGGTTCAGGTTCATGGAGAATGGTTTCCACATTGGCTTAcagtttatttttctaattttaaggtaaataatgttgttttcagGCATATTTGGAGGGGGTGTGTTTCtacaaaatattttccttttctcattCTCTTGTTTTTTCCATAAGCAGTACCATGTGGTGACTCACTGGGATGAACACGGGAGACAAGCCTTGGACATGACAGTTCAGAAGGTTTGATCCTTTGGATTGTTTGTCTTACAATTCAATAAACTCAACTTTGAACATTCTGTGAACAAACATCTTGATAGATTTCCAGAGAAATCTTGTATTGAAGAATCCTACTTATTGTACATAATTCCCTTTCacaattcttttatttgatcACCAGGTGCTagaaaagaaatctcaatttgacAAGTGGGCCGAGCACCACACTGAAACAATTTATAATGTGAGTTGTCCGAACAACTTCTCGTCATTTTCCTAGTGCTTCTTGCTAAGAAGTCAAAACAGAGTACAactttcttgataaatttcttGAAAGCAAACTCAATCTGTAGAATTTCCTTTGCTCTAGTTCCTTTTATGTCAATGTATCTTAGTCCTACACAAGAGAACATAGCAACAAAGAATCAAGAAAGATGGAGATTTTGGTTAATTTACATGTTTTACTTCCAATTTATATTGAAGTGTTAGAATTATGGGGAAATCAAGTGGATCGTTTAGTCTGATTCTGCTGTCCATCTTTCATTGTCAAGAAATGGATCCCCATGTTCAAGGACTGGTTGTTGAACTGTATAAGCTATCTTTGGGAATGCATTCCACCACAAACTACCAAGTGTGATGAGCTCTTCCATGCATGGAAGAAGACTGCATTACACCATGCTATCAACGTACAAGAAATGGCTGGTCCTTGCTTGAAAGTAAGACAAAAGAAGTTGAAACCTTTTTCTCCTAAATTATGGTTATCTGCTAGACTTTTCTTCCAGTGACAAGGGCATTTCTTACAGGAAGCAAGGAAGTTTACTCAGCCATGCATCAACCAGGTTGCAAAAATGACAAGATCCTTAGTTAAAAGGGCGGTGGCAGCAATAAGGACGATGATAGGGTTGATGGTGAAGTGGTGGTAGGGCAGGAGTAGAGCAaggatattagaaataattgaatgatattgtttattaattattgtaaaatattttatggttttatgcatttaaaaatattttttaataaattaattaagtttacaGTTTGattgtaattaataatttaCACAACACAAACCCTTAGTTATTATAGCATTTGAAAAATCTggtcattgattttattattgcaGTGAAATGTGGACCATTTCTGCTGAATATAACTAAATTTTATCAGCTCATTTCTTTCATTCTATGCGGCATCCAAGGCCTCTTCATTAGCCCAATAAAGCAATCTCCTTCTGAATATTCTCTGCAGATAGTGTTATTCAGTTCTTTGTTTTGGGCCGTCAGCCTTTTTTCATAAAGTACTGTTGTTAATTTTCATGATTATATATTGTCGGTTAGACTTTAATTTTGGACCTTTGGCCCTGTtgttaattttcatgatttattggCGATTATCATATTgatccttttcattttattttttttgatagagTGAAATGACTTAATGACCactatatatagattaaattggCATTCaaatgcttttttgttttttcatttgttttaacaaagtaaaatgacttaattattttttaaattaaaaaataaagagttgaTGTCCATCAGTGTTTTCATCTTATtagtatggtttttttatatataatcaaattaacTTAGCGGtgatttagtaatttaattatcataaatattaataaaaaggtGGTTGATGCAGGTGTCGGTAATGCTTTTTGAATAGAGCATGTATCATCACCCAGAAGCTCTATATCAATTTCTAAGGCAACATTTGAATTGTCTCGGCAACCCTTTATCCTTAGGTTGCGTGTGTGGTCAACAACCTCTGATTTAGTGTCGATgaacttttttctctctttttacctCAATTTTCATGCctgatttagaattttttttttaattccatcctcCTCTAGTTTTTTCACGTGTTAATTAGATttgccttctttctttttaatttctatttattttattttagataatttttaaaattgatttttttatgatttcatcctcctgtttttttcctatcaaattttatcttcattcttttgattgttgtttttttaccttgaatttttttaaaaaataatatttttttcaatttcatctttcaacaatctaaattggttgggaattgaTTAAGCCCAAGTCTAAGATTCAACAAGATGTAATTTGAGAAATTAACTTATATTTAGAAGATTCGGTTGGatttgtttgagtttttttaaaagaaagtttatattttcttaatttcatcttttattatttattcaattatagattaatatttctctctctctttttgttttttataggatttttcattaatatattttcatctttcattacctgaatatttttttatatatagaaaagattTGATATGATCGGTAATATATCACGAGTCACCTTTAtagaatatataattaatctGCTAAGAAGCAAATATAAAATCCATGAAAAGGTCTTCTCTTATATATAGAAAAGGCTTTTGTCTCACGTTTACCGTTCACCT
The Populus nigra chromosome 3, ddPopNigr1.1, whole genome shotgun sequence genome window above contains:
- the LOC133689067 gene encoding uncharacterized protein LOC133689067 isoform X2 — translated: MDQSSVKRETCKNLWEVKSSLYFSLVCVCLEPSSMAGSIKLLFLLLISLSFTYITSEPEPEPQRFSLEDILDQLKSHISVLESRIDDRTREIRSKDEKIRQMEMIIHEKSKSIDSLMSEIESLQPKGVIDVKEQSSKSYARIGELEKQVQVHGEWFPHWLTVYFSNFKYHVVTHWDEHGRQALDMTVQKVLEKKSQFDKWAEHHTETIYNKWIPMFKDWLLNCISYLWECIPPQTTKCDELFHAWKKTALHHAINVQEMAGPCLKEARKFTQPCINQVAKMTRSLVKRAVAAIRTMIGLMVKWW
- the LOC133689067 gene encoding uncharacterized protein LOC133689067 isoform X1; this encodes MDQSSVKRETCKNLWEVKSSLYFSLVCVCLEPSSMAGSIKLLFLLLISLSFTYITSEPEPEPQRFSLEDILDQLKSHISVLESRIDDRTREIRSKDEKIRQMEMIIHEKSKSIDSLMSEIESLQPKGVIDVKEQSSKSYARIGELEKQVDKLRKELESQSQEKDSVEIRAYVAEKKNKELSLKLETVQVHGEWFPHWLTVYFSNFKYHVVTHWDEHGRQALDMTVQKVLEKKSQFDKWAEHHTETIYNKWIPMFKDWLLNCISYLWECIPPQTTKCDELFHAWKKTALHHAINVQEMAGPCLKEARKFTQPCINQVAKMTRSLVKRAVAAIRTMIGLMVKWW
- the LOC133689067 gene encoding uncharacterized protein LOC133689067 isoform X3, whose amino-acid sequence is MDQSSVKRETCKNLWEVKSSLYFSLVCVCLEPSSMAGSIKLLFLLLISLSFTYITSEPEPEPQRFSLEDILDQLKSHISVLESRIDDRTREIRSKDEKIRQMEMIIHEKSKSIDSLMSEIESLQPKGVIDVKEQSSKSYARIGELEKQYHVVTHWDEHGRQALDMTVQKVLEKKSQFDKWAEHHTETIYNKWIPMFKDWLLNCISYLWECIPPQTTKCDELFHAWKKTALHHAINVQEMAGPCLKEARKFTQPCINQVAKMTRSLVKRAVAAIRTMIGLMVKWW
- the LOC133689067 gene encoding uncharacterized protein LOC133689067 isoform X4 codes for the protein MLFLLLHVDKESRIDDRTREIRSKDEKIRQMEMIIHEKSKSIDSLMSEIESLQPKGVIDVKEQSSKSYARIGELEKQVDKLRKELESQSQEKDSVEIRAYVAEKKNKELSLKLETVQVHGEWFPHWLTVYFSNFKYHVVTHWDEHGRQALDMTVQKVLEKKSQFDKWAEHHTETIYNKWIPMFKDWLLNCISYLWECIPPQTTKCDELFHAWKKTALHHAINVQEMAGPCLKEARKFTQPCINQVAKMTRSLVKRAVAAIRTMIGLMVKWW